A window of the Eubalaena glacialis isolate mEubGla1 chromosome 9, mEubGla1.1.hap2.+ XY, whole genome shotgun sequence genome harbors these coding sequences:
- the PIGO gene encoding GPI ethanolamine phosphate transferase 3 isoform X1 → MRKISVLLFLAWVGFLFYAGIALFTSGFLLTRLELTNHSSCQEPPGPGSLPWGSRGEPGACWMASRFSRLVLVLIDALRFDFAQPQLSHVSGEPPVSLPFLGKLGFLQRILEIQPHHARLYQSRVDPPTTTMQRLKALTTGSLPTFIDAGSNFASYAIAEDNLVKQLTSTGRRVVFMGDETWNDLFPGAFSQAFFFPSFDVRDLHTVDNGILEHLYPTMDSGEWDVLITHFLGVDHCGHKHGPHHPEMAKKLSQMDQVIQGLVERLENDTLLVVTGDHGMTTSGNHGGDSELETSAALFLYSPTALFPSAPPEEPKVIPQISLVPTLALLLGLPIPFGNIGEVIAEVFSEVEDSQPHSSTLAQASALHLNAQQVSRFLHTYSTAAQDLQVKELHRLQNLFSKASADYQRLLQSPQGAEAALQIVITELQQFLRGVRAMCIESWARFSLVRMAGGAALLAATCFLCLLVSQWATSPGFCFRPLLIPMAWGLTGAVVCAGLLATTGLKLDSVVLGAMAAVGSLLPFLWKAWAGWGAKRPLAALLPMPEPVLLLLLIRFAGFFSDSFVIAEARAAPFLLISLILLLVAQLHWEGKLLPPKLLTIPRLGFLTPAGPPHHNGTHALGLGVGLLLCIRLAGLFHRCPEETPACSSSPWLSPLASMVGGRAKNVWYGACVGALAALLAAVRLWLRRYGNLKSPEPPVLFVRWGLPLMGLGTAAYWALASGADEAPPRLRALVAGASVMLPRAVAGLAASGLMLLLWRPVTVLVKAAAGAPRTRTVLTPFSGPPTSQADLDYVVPQIYRHMQEEFRGRLERTKSQGPLTVAAYQLGSVYSAAMVTALTLLAFPLLLLHAERISLVFLLLFLQSFLLLHLLAAGIPITTPGPFTVPWQAVSAWAFMATQTFYSTGHQPVFPAIHWHAAFVGVPEGHDFTWLSALLVGTNTFASHILFAVGCPLLLLWPFLCESQGPRKRRQPPGNEAEARVRPEEEEEPLMEMRLRDAPHHFNAALLQLGLKYLFVLGIQILACALAASILRRHLMVWKVFAPKFIFEAMGFIVSSVGLCLGIALVMRVDGAVSSWFRQLVLAQQKAGEQSSLVYMGAGSSAREAQSHLLPPYSQDLLASGTSLFYNSKS, encoded by the exons ATGCGGAAGATCTCAGTGCTGCTCTTCCTGGCCTGGGTGGGCTTCCTCTTCTACGCCGGCATTGCTCTCTTCACCAGTGGCTTCCTGCTCACCCGTTTGGAGCTCACGAACCATAGCAGCTGCCAAGAGCCCCCAGGCCCTGGGTCCCTGCCATGGGGGAGCCGAGGGGAGCCCGGGGCCTGCTGGATGGCTTCCCGATTCTCCCGGCTTGTGTTGGTGCTGATAGACGCTCTGCGATTTGACTTTGCCCAGCCCCAGCTCTCACATGTTTCTGGGGAGCCTCCCGTCTCCCTGCCCTTCCTGGGCAAACTGGGCTTCTTGCAGAGGATCCTGGAAATTCAGCCCCACCATGCCAGGCTCTACCAGTCCAGGGTTGACCCCCCGACCACCACCATGCAGCGCCTCAAGGCCCTCACCACCGGCTCACTGCCTACCTTTATTGACGCTGGCAGTAATTTTGCCAGCTACGCCATAGCGGAAGACAATCTCGTTAAGCAGCTTACCAGTACAG GAAGGCGTGTGGTCTTCATGGGAGATGAAACCTGGAACGATCTTTTTCCTGGAGCTTTTTCCCAAGCTTTCTTTTTCCCGTCCTTCGATGTTAGAGACCTACACACAGTGGACAATGGTATCCTGGAACACCTCTACCCAACCA TGGACAGTGGTGAATGGGATGTGCTGATTACTCACTTCCTGGGTGTGGATCACTGTGGCCACAAGCATGGCCCTCATCATCCtgaaatggccaagaaacttagCCAAATGGACCAAGTGATCCA GGGACTCGTGGAGCGTCTGGAGAATGACACACTGCTGGTAGTGACTGGGGACCATGGGATGACCACGAGTGGGAACCATGGAGGGGACAGTGAGCTGGAGACCTCAGCTGCACTTTTTCTGTATAGTCCCACAGCCCTCTTCCCCAGCGCCCCACCAGAG GAGCCAAAGGTAATTCCTCAAATCAGCCTTGTGCCTACGCTGGCCCTGCTGTTGGGCCTGCCCATCCCATTTGGGAACATCGGGGAGGTGATAGCTGAGGTGTTCTCAGAGGTCGAAGACTCCCAGCCTCACTCTTCTACTCtggcccaagcctcagctctccatctcaatgccCAGCAG GTGTCCCGATTTCTTCACACCTACTCAACTGCTGCTCAGGACCTCCAAGTTAAGGAGCTTCATCGACTGCAGAACCTCTTCTCCAAGGCTTCTGCTGACTACCAGCGGCTTCTGCAGAGCCCCCAGGGGGCTGAGGCAGCACTACAGATTGTGATTACTGAGCTGCAGCAGTTCCTGCGGGGAGTTCGGGCCATGTGCATTGAGTCTTGGGCTCGTTTTTCTCTGGTCCGCATGGCAGGGGGTGCTGCTCTCTTGGCTGCTACCTGCTTTCTTTGCCTACTGGTATCCCAGTGGGCAACATCCCCAGGCTTCTGTTTCCGCCCTCTCCTAATACCCATGGCCTGGGGTTTGACTGGGGCCGTAGTGTGTGCTGGACTCCTGGCAACTACTGGGCTGAAGCTGGATTCAGTGGTTCTAGGGGCCATGGCTGCAGTGGGCTCACTTCTGCCTTTTCTGTGGAAAGCCTGGGCTGGCTGGGGAGCTAAGAGGCCCCTGGCAGCCCTGCTTCCCATGCCTGAGCCTGTCCTGTTACTCCTGCTCATTCGCTTTGCTGGCTTCTTCTCTGATAGCTTTGTTATAGCCGAGGCCAGGGCCGCCCCCTTCCTTTTGATCTCACTCATCTTGCTCCTGGTTGCCCAGCTTCACTGGGAGGGCAAGCTGCTGCCACCTAAGCTACTCACAATACCTCGCCTTGGCTTTCTGACCCCAGCAGGCCCCCCACATCACAATGGCACGCATGCCCTGGGGCTTGGAGTTGGGTTGCTTTTATGTATAAGGCTAGCTGGGCTTTTTCATCGATGCCCTGAAGAGACGCCTGCTTGCAGCTCCTCTCCCTGGCTGAGTCCCCTGGCATCCATGGTGGGTGGTCGAGCCAAGAATGTGTGGTATGGAGCTTGTGTGGGGGCGCTGGCGGCCCTGTTAGCTGCCGTGCGCCTGTGGCTTCGCCGCTATGGTAATCTCAAGAGCCCTGAGCCCCCTGTGCTCTTTGTGCGCTGGGGGCTGCCACTGATGGGACTAGGCACTGCCGCCTACTGGGCCTTGGCATCAGGGGCGGATGAAGCACCCCCCCGTCTCCGGGCCCTGGTCGCTGGGGCATCAGTTATGTTACCTAGGGCTGTGGCCGGGTTGGCTGCTTCAGGGCTCATGCTGCTGCTCTGGAGGCCTGTGACGGTGCTGGTGAAAGCTGCAGCGGGTGCTCCACGGACCAGGACTGTCCTCACTCCCTTCTCAGGCCCCCCCACTTCTCAGGCTGACCTGGATTATGTGGTTCCTCAAATCTACCGACACATGCAGGAGGAGTTCCGGGGCCGGCTAGAGAGGACCAAATCTCAGGGCCCCCTGACGGTGGCCGCCTATCAGTTGGGGAGTGTCTACTCAGCTGCTATGGTCACGGCCCTTACCCTCTTGGCCTTTCCACTTCTGCTATTGCATGCAGAGCGCATTAGCCTTGTGTTCCTGCTTCTGTTTCTGCAGAGCTTCCTTCTCCTGCATCTGCTTGCTGCTGGGATACCCATCACCACCCCTG GTCCTTTTACTGTGCCTTGGCAGGCAGTCTCTGCTTGGGCCTTCATGGCAACACAGACCTTCTATTCCACGGGTCACCAGCCCGTCTTCCCAGCTATCCATTGGCATGCTGCCTTCGTGGGAGTCCCAGAGGGTCATGACTTTACCTGGCTGTCTGCTTTGCTGGTGGGAACCAACACCTTTGCCTCCCATATCCTCTTTGCAG TAGGTTGCCCATTGCTCCTGCTCTGGCCCTTTCTCTGTGAGAGTCAAGGGCCCCGGAAGAGGCGGCAGCCCCCAGGGAATGAAGCAGAGGCCAGAGTCAggcctgaggaggaggaggagccactGATGGAGATGCGGCTCCGGGATGCGCCTCACCACTTCAATGCAGCGCTGCTGCAGCTGGGCCTCAAGTACCTCTTTGTCCTTGGTATTCAG ATTTTGGCCTGTGCCTTGGCAGCCTCCATCCTCCGCAGGCATCTCATGGTCTGGAAGGTGTTTGCCCCCAA GTTCATTTTTGAGGCCATGGGCTTCATTGTGAGCAGCGTGGGACTTTGCCTGGGCATAGCTTTGGTGATGCGAGTGGATGGTGCTGTGAGCTCCTGGTTCAGGCAGTTAGTTCTGGCCCAGCAGAAAGCTGGAGAACAGTCTAGCCTGGTCTATATGGGTGCTGGATCATCTGCAAGAGAGGCTCAGTCACACCTCTTACCACCGTACAGCCAGGATCTACTGGCATCTGGgacttcattattttataattcaaaatCATAG
- the PIGO gene encoding GPI ethanolamine phosphate transferase 3 isoform X4, with protein MRKISVLLFLAWVGFLFYAGIALFTSGFLLTRLELTNHSSCQEPPGPGSLPWGSRGEPGACWMASRFSRLVLVLIDALRFDFAQPQLSHVSGEPPVSLPFLGKLGFLQRILEIQPHHARLYQSRVDPPTTTMQRLKALTTGSLPTFIDAGSNFASYAIAEDNLVKQLTSTGRRVVFMGDETWNDLFPGAFSQAFFFPSFDVRDLHTVDNGILEHLYPTMDSGEWDVLITHFLGVDHCGHKHGPHHPEMAKKLSQMDQVIQGLVERLENDTLLVVTGDHGMTTSGNHGGDSELETSAALFLYSPTALFPSAPPEEPKVIPQISLVPTLALLLGLPIPFGNIGEVIAEVFSEVEDSQPHSSTLAQASALHLNAQQVSRFLHTYSTAAQDLQVKELHRLQNLFSKASADYQRLLQSPQGAEAALQIVITELQQFLRGVRAMCIESWARFSLSFLLLHLLAAGIPITTPGPFTVPWQAVSAWAFMATQTFYSTGHQPVFPAIHWHAAFVGVPEGHDFTWLSALLVGTNTFASHILFAVGCPLLLLWPFLCESQGPRKRRQPPGNEAEARVRPEEEEEPLMEMRLRDAPHHFNAALLQLGLKYLFVLGIQILACALAASILRRHLMVWKVFAPKFIFEAMGFIVSSVGLCLGIALVMRVDGAVSSWFRQLVLAQQKAGEQSSLVYMGAGSSAREAQSHLLPPYSQDLLASGTSLFYNSKS; from the exons ATGCGGAAGATCTCAGTGCTGCTCTTCCTGGCCTGGGTGGGCTTCCTCTTCTACGCCGGCATTGCTCTCTTCACCAGTGGCTTCCTGCTCACCCGTTTGGAGCTCACGAACCATAGCAGCTGCCAAGAGCCCCCAGGCCCTGGGTCCCTGCCATGGGGGAGCCGAGGGGAGCCCGGGGCCTGCTGGATGGCTTCCCGATTCTCCCGGCTTGTGTTGGTGCTGATAGACGCTCTGCGATTTGACTTTGCCCAGCCCCAGCTCTCACATGTTTCTGGGGAGCCTCCCGTCTCCCTGCCCTTCCTGGGCAAACTGGGCTTCTTGCAGAGGATCCTGGAAATTCAGCCCCACCATGCCAGGCTCTACCAGTCCAGGGTTGACCCCCCGACCACCACCATGCAGCGCCTCAAGGCCCTCACCACCGGCTCACTGCCTACCTTTATTGACGCTGGCAGTAATTTTGCCAGCTACGCCATAGCGGAAGACAATCTCGTTAAGCAGCTTACCAGTACAG GAAGGCGTGTGGTCTTCATGGGAGATGAAACCTGGAACGATCTTTTTCCTGGAGCTTTTTCCCAAGCTTTCTTTTTCCCGTCCTTCGATGTTAGAGACCTACACACAGTGGACAATGGTATCCTGGAACACCTCTACCCAACCA TGGACAGTGGTGAATGGGATGTGCTGATTACTCACTTCCTGGGTGTGGATCACTGTGGCCACAAGCATGGCCCTCATCATCCtgaaatggccaagaaacttagCCAAATGGACCAAGTGATCCA GGGACTCGTGGAGCGTCTGGAGAATGACACACTGCTGGTAGTGACTGGGGACCATGGGATGACCACGAGTGGGAACCATGGAGGGGACAGTGAGCTGGAGACCTCAGCTGCACTTTTTCTGTATAGTCCCACAGCCCTCTTCCCCAGCGCCCCACCAGAG GAGCCAAAGGTAATTCCTCAAATCAGCCTTGTGCCTACGCTGGCCCTGCTGTTGGGCCTGCCCATCCCATTTGGGAACATCGGGGAGGTGATAGCTGAGGTGTTCTCAGAGGTCGAAGACTCCCAGCCTCACTCTTCTACTCtggcccaagcctcagctctccatctcaatgccCAGCAG GTGTCCCGATTTCTTCACACCTACTCAACTGCTGCTCAGGACCTCCAAGTTAAGGAGCTTCATCGACTGCAGAACCTCTTCTCCAAGGCTTCTGCTGACTACCAGCGGCTTCTGCAGAGCCCCCAGGGGGCTGAGGCAGCACTACAGATTGTGATTACTGAGCTGCAGCAGTTCCTGCGGGGAGTTCGGGCCATGTGCATTGAGTCTTGGGCTCGTTTTTCTCTG AGCTTCCTTCTCCTGCATCTGCTTGCTGCTGGGATACCCATCACCACCCCTG GTCCTTTTACTGTGCCTTGGCAGGCAGTCTCTGCTTGGGCCTTCATGGCAACACAGACCTTCTATTCCACGGGTCACCAGCCCGTCTTCCCAGCTATCCATTGGCATGCTGCCTTCGTGGGAGTCCCAGAGGGTCATGACTTTACCTGGCTGTCTGCTTTGCTGGTGGGAACCAACACCTTTGCCTCCCATATCCTCTTTGCAG TAGGTTGCCCATTGCTCCTGCTCTGGCCCTTTCTCTGTGAGAGTCAAGGGCCCCGGAAGAGGCGGCAGCCCCCAGGGAATGAAGCAGAGGCCAGAGTCAggcctgaggaggaggaggagccactGATGGAGATGCGGCTCCGGGATGCGCCTCACCACTTCAATGCAGCGCTGCTGCAGCTGGGCCTCAAGTACCTCTTTGTCCTTGGTATTCAG ATTTTGGCCTGTGCCTTGGCAGCCTCCATCCTCCGCAGGCATCTCATGGTCTGGAAGGTGTTTGCCCCCAA GTTCATTTTTGAGGCCATGGGCTTCATTGTGAGCAGCGTGGGACTTTGCCTGGGCATAGCTTTGGTGATGCGAGTGGATGGTGCTGTGAGCTCCTGGTTCAGGCAGTTAGTTCTGGCCCAGCAGAAAGCTGGAGAACAGTCTAGCCTGGTCTATATGGGTGCTGGATCATCTGCAAGAGAGGCTCAGTCACACCTCTTACCACCGTACAGCCAGGATCTACTGGCATCTGGgacttcattattttataattcaaaatCATAG
- the PIGO gene encoding GPI ethanolamine phosphate transferase 3 isoform X2, with protein MRKISVLLFLAWVGFLFYAGIALFTSGFLLTRLELTNHSSCQEPPGPGSLPWGSRGEPGACWMASRFSRLVLVLIDALRFDFAQPQLSHVSGEPPVSLPFLGKLGFLQRILEIQPHHARLYQSRVDPPTTTMQRLKALTTGSLPTFIDAGSNFASYAIAEDNLVKQLTSTVDSGEWDVLITHFLGVDHCGHKHGPHHPEMAKKLSQMDQVIQGLVERLENDTLLVVTGDHGMTTSGNHGGDSELETSAALFLYSPTALFPSAPPEEPKVIPQISLVPTLALLLGLPIPFGNIGEVIAEVFSEVEDSQPHSSTLAQASALHLNAQQVSRFLHTYSTAAQDLQVKELHRLQNLFSKASADYQRLLQSPQGAEAALQIVITELQQFLRGVRAMCIESWARFSLVRMAGGAALLAATCFLCLLVSQWATSPGFCFRPLLIPMAWGLTGAVVCAGLLATTGLKLDSVVLGAMAAVGSLLPFLWKAWAGWGAKRPLAALLPMPEPVLLLLLIRFAGFFSDSFVIAEARAAPFLLISLILLLVAQLHWEGKLLPPKLLTIPRLGFLTPAGPPHHNGTHALGLGVGLLLCIRLAGLFHRCPEETPACSSSPWLSPLASMVGGRAKNVWYGACVGALAALLAAVRLWLRRYGNLKSPEPPVLFVRWGLPLMGLGTAAYWALASGADEAPPRLRALVAGASVMLPRAVAGLAASGLMLLLWRPVTVLVKAAAGAPRTRTVLTPFSGPPTSQADLDYVVPQIYRHMQEEFRGRLERTKSQGPLTVAAYQLGSVYSAAMVTALTLLAFPLLLLHAERISLVFLLLFLQSFLLLHLLAAGIPITTPGPFTVPWQAVSAWAFMATQTFYSTGHQPVFPAIHWHAAFVGVPEGHDFTWLSALLVGTNTFASHILFAVGCPLLLLWPFLCESQGPRKRRQPPGNEAEARVRPEEEEEPLMEMRLRDAPHHFNAALLQLGLKYLFVLGIQILACALAASILRRHLMVWKVFAPKFIFEAMGFIVSSVGLCLGIALVMRVDGAVSSWFRQLVLAQQKAGEQSSLVYMGAGSSAREAQSHLLPPYSQDLLASGTSLFYNSKS; from the exons ATGCGGAAGATCTCAGTGCTGCTCTTCCTGGCCTGGGTGGGCTTCCTCTTCTACGCCGGCATTGCTCTCTTCACCAGTGGCTTCCTGCTCACCCGTTTGGAGCTCACGAACCATAGCAGCTGCCAAGAGCCCCCAGGCCCTGGGTCCCTGCCATGGGGGAGCCGAGGGGAGCCCGGGGCCTGCTGGATGGCTTCCCGATTCTCCCGGCTTGTGTTGGTGCTGATAGACGCTCTGCGATTTGACTTTGCCCAGCCCCAGCTCTCACATGTTTCTGGGGAGCCTCCCGTCTCCCTGCCCTTCCTGGGCAAACTGGGCTTCTTGCAGAGGATCCTGGAAATTCAGCCCCACCATGCCAGGCTCTACCAGTCCAGGGTTGACCCCCCGACCACCACCATGCAGCGCCTCAAGGCCCTCACCACCGGCTCACTGCCTACCTTTATTGACGCTGGCAGTAATTTTGCCAGCTACGCCATAGCGGAAGACAATCTCGTTAAGCAGCTTACCAGTACAG TGGACAGTGGTGAATGGGATGTGCTGATTACTCACTTCCTGGGTGTGGATCACTGTGGCCACAAGCATGGCCCTCATCATCCtgaaatggccaagaaacttagCCAAATGGACCAAGTGATCCA GGGACTCGTGGAGCGTCTGGAGAATGACACACTGCTGGTAGTGACTGGGGACCATGGGATGACCACGAGTGGGAACCATGGAGGGGACAGTGAGCTGGAGACCTCAGCTGCACTTTTTCTGTATAGTCCCACAGCCCTCTTCCCCAGCGCCCCACCAGAG GAGCCAAAGGTAATTCCTCAAATCAGCCTTGTGCCTACGCTGGCCCTGCTGTTGGGCCTGCCCATCCCATTTGGGAACATCGGGGAGGTGATAGCTGAGGTGTTCTCAGAGGTCGAAGACTCCCAGCCTCACTCTTCTACTCtggcccaagcctcagctctccatctcaatgccCAGCAG GTGTCCCGATTTCTTCACACCTACTCAACTGCTGCTCAGGACCTCCAAGTTAAGGAGCTTCATCGACTGCAGAACCTCTTCTCCAAGGCTTCTGCTGACTACCAGCGGCTTCTGCAGAGCCCCCAGGGGGCTGAGGCAGCACTACAGATTGTGATTACTGAGCTGCAGCAGTTCCTGCGGGGAGTTCGGGCCATGTGCATTGAGTCTTGGGCTCGTTTTTCTCTGGTCCGCATGGCAGGGGGTGCTGCTCTCTTGGCTGCTACCTGCTTTCTTTGCCTACTGGTATCCCAGTGGGCAACATCCCCAGGCTTCTGTTTCCGCCCTCTCCTAATACCCATGGCCTGGGGTTTGACTGGGGCCGTAGTGTGTGCTGGACTCCTGGCAACTACTGGGCTGAAGCTGGATTCAGTGGTTCTAGGGGCCATGGCTGCAGTGGGCTCACTTCTGCCTTTTCTGTGGAAAGCCTGGGCTGGCTGGGGAGCTAAGAGGCCCCTGGCAGCCCTGCTTCCCATGCCTGAGCCTGTCCTGTTACTCCTGCTCATTCGCTTTGCTGGCTTCTTCTCTGATAGCTTTGTTATAGCCGAGGCCAGGGCCGCCCCCTTCCTTTTGATCTCACTCATCTTGCTCCTGGTTGCCCAGCTTCACTGGGAGGGCAAGCTGCTGCCACCTAAGCTACTCACAATACCTCGCCTTGGCTTTCTGACCCCAGCAGGCCCCCCACATCACAATGGCACGCATGCCCTGGGGCTTGGAGTTGGGTTGCTTTTATGTATAAGGCTAGCTGGGCTTTTTCATCGATGCCCTGAAGAGACGCCTGCTTGCAGCTCCTCTCCCTGGCTGAGTCCCCTGGCATCCATGGTGGGTGGTCGAGCCAAGAATGTGTGGTATGGAGCTTGTGTGGGGGCGCTGGCGGCCCTGTTAGCTGCCGTGCGCCTGTGGCTTCGCCGCTATGGTAATCTCAAGAGCCCTGAGCCCCCTGTGCTCTTTGTGCGCTGGGGGCTGCCACTGATGGGACTAGGCACTGCCGCCTACTGGGCCTTGGCATCAGGGGCGGATGAAGCACCCCCCCGTCTCCGGGCCCTGGTCGCTGGGGCATCAGTTATGTTACCTAGGGCTGTGGCCGGGTTGGCTGCTTCAGGGCTCATGCTGCTGCTCTGGAGGCCTGTGACGGTGCTGGTGAAAGCTGCAGCGGGTGCTCCACGGACCAGGACTGTCCTCACTCCCTTCTCAGGCCCCCCCACTTCTCAGGCTGACCTGGATTATGTGGTTCCTCAAATCTACCGACACATGCAGGAGGAGTTCCGGGGCCGGCTAGAGAGGACCAAATCTCAGGGCCCCCTGACGGTGGCCGCCTATCAGTTGGGGAGTGTCTACTCAGCTGCTATGGTCACGGCCCTTACCCTCTTGGCCTTTCCACTTCTGCTATTGCATGCAGAGCGCATTAGCCTTGTGTTCCTGCTTCTGTTTCTGCAGAGCTTCCTTCTCCTGCATCTGCTTGCTGCTGGGATACCCATCACCACCCCTG GTCCTTTTACTGTGCCTTGGCAGGCAGTCTCTGCTTGGGCCTTCATGGCAACACAGACCTTCTATTCCACGGGTCACCAGCCCGTCTTCCCAGCTATCCATTGGCATGCTGCCTTCGTGGGAGTCCCAGAGGGTCATGACTTTACCTGGCTGTCTGCTTTGCTGGTGGGAACCAACACCTTTGCCTCCCATATCCTCTTTGCAG TAGGTTGCCCATTGCTCCTGCTCTGGCCCTTTCTCTGTGAGAGTCAAGGGCCCCGGAAGAGGCGGCAGCCCCCAGGGAATGAAGCAGAGGCCAGAGTCAggcctgaggaggaggaggagccactGATGGAGATGCGGCTCCGGGATGCGCCTCACCACTTCAATGCAGCGCTGCTGCAGCTGGGCCTCAAGTACCTCTTTGTCCTTGGTATTCAG ATTTTGGCCTGTGCCTTGGCAGCCTCCATCCTCCGCAGGCATCTCATGGTCTGGAAGGTGTTTGCCCCCAA GTTCATTTTTGAGGCCATGGGCTTCATTGTGAGCAGCGTGGGACTTTGCCTGGGCATAGCTTTGGTGATGCGAGTGGATGGTGCTGTGAGCTCCTGGTTCAGGCAGTTAGTTCTGGCCCAGCAGAAAGCTGGAGAACAGTCTAGCCTGGTCTATATGGGTGCTGGATCATCTGCAAGAGAGGCTCAGTCACACCTCTTACCACCGTACAGCCAGGATCTACTGGCATCTGGgacttcattattttataattcaaaatCATAG